The Engystomops pustulosus chromosome 2, aEngPut4.maternal, whole genome shotgun sequence genomic interval TTTCAAAAAGTTGAATTTTCCCAAGAACTATTTATGAGAAACCtttgaaaaaatttgaaactAAACGTTCTTAGATGCCTAAatggggtttttccatgaaaCAAATTAGGTCCTATTCAtagaatagggcctaactagcTGATCGGTGGGGACCTCAGTGTTGAGACCCCCATAGATTACGAGAAGGGGgggtacctccatcggacccctggTCGCTGCCCGAtatgagtggagcagcaggatgcacatgtccattctgctccattcatctctatggagctgaggtTATCTCGGCGTTGAGAGATCCGTCAGAGGTACCTAGGACCCCATCGGATCCCCCTTCCTTCTCGTGATCTTTGGCAGTCTCATGACTTAGACCCCCaccgattagcaagttaggcccatcCTAACTTGctttttgggaaaacccctttaaaccacaAAGATTTTAGATATGTAAGAGAAAGGGGTGTACTCTGCTCTTATAGGGGTGTGGAACAAAAATGTTTCACCAAAATGTGGGCAAAAACTTTCTGGCATCAACTAAGCCAATgattaggaggtgcaaagtacaactagacagtcttgtactacgccagatttatcatccagtttCAGACATTTTGAAAAATCAGGTCGAATTTAAGACCGTCTTTTAGTCACTTTTGATAAGTTTGCTCCTGGATGTGCATCCTGCTTTCTTTACCTCCCATCGAGGCGAGGatcacagcagggaagctgtgAAAAATGTGAGATAAAGGAAAAATTCAAAAATAATTCCAAAAACGAATTTTCTGTGGAACTGCCCTTTCTTTAGTTAAATTGCACCCACATTTTAGCACCGATGTAGCCTGAAAGAAAAaatattgtactttttattgtttttttgtgtgttttttttttttgtattataaataaaataaataaaaagttcgCCTGTGCTGAAGATACAGGATTTTAATGGAACAAGTAAACAAACCGGAAACATAGAGATATCATAACAAATGGGCGGGTGAACATAAAGGGGGCGGGGCaaataaaaatattcatatttatCCCTCTTGTGTCTTATAACATTTGTATATTATCTACATATATACAGAAACATAGTGCAATGATAAAAAAACAGCCACAACACAAGGGATGGGGAGAAAATGATTTGTAACATGTAACATGTACACATTTGATCTGTTTGATCATATCATTTAACTAGAACAAATTATTtggtaaaaaaatagaaaactgagcaaaaacaaatacataaaatataaaaaaaaccttaatgggCCTTTCCTTTAACTGATTAAAAGGCATTTTCTGGGCTTAAAATATTGATACACAGATTATGTCATCAAAATCAGGTTTCTAGGGGATCCggttggaataaaaaaaaacataatttttttttcatttgtattttTAGAGGAGCCAATTCCAGAAGTGGacccaaaaaaagctaaaaatatctCAGTGATACAGACAGctgtattaccttatatactcaagtataagcctagtttttcagcacaaaaaaatgtgctgaaaacccaaactcggcttatactcgagtaaaaaatatataggttttaccaggtttttgtggtaaaattaggggcctcggcttatacttgggtcggcttatactcgagtatatacggtatattgaccTCATCCAAAATCTGGATTTGGCGCTCCCAGTGGTGGAAATGTTAATTTCCGCCCTATTTTCAGTAAAGGACATTAGGAGTCAAAGAATTCTCGTCTTACCCCTTGTAGATTTACCGATCCTAGACTTCATACTTAGATCATTGTGATGGGTATTAGGGAAATAGTATTGAaagagttaataataataaattcataacaataataataataataatcataaaaacattacaatacagaaataaatatcaataaaataaataagaataaaaaaaaatctatctacATTgtcaataataaattaaaaaaaattggtaattTGGAGTTTTATATTGGTTTTCTAGGATTCCTATAAAAACCCAGAGGGGGTCAGGGCAggggtgacaaaaaaaaaaaaaacctacttaCCCTGCTACCTTTTAAATGCCCCCAATGTGTCCTAGGATTATCACTCCCCGATGccaatggcatttaaagggttaactccCCTGGATGGTGCCTGCACTGTACCTTTAAGTTTCCTGAGCAAAGTGGCTTTGCCAGGGGTTAAAGGGCTAACACAGTTTTGGCCTAACTTGGTGAACCCAAATCTAAAGGCGACTAATTGGCCAAaatgggtcatgtgaccccccccccccaagcactTATGTCGGTGCTGAAGACCGAACCCCCTCCCCACCTCTGAAGCTGGAAAGGGGAActggagcagggtaagtacactttattttatttttttgtccaaCCCTGCCCCTGGCAAacaatcctggaaaaccccttttagccTTCACTGCAAAACATAATAAGAATAGGTCCTGACTACACAAGTTTTGTCAGGTTTTGTTACCTTGGAGACACATAAGTCTGCTTAGTTGCTGTATACACAAAAAACTGTGCAAATTCTTTAATCATGACATATATCGTTTATGTGACTGCTCAGATATTTACCGGCCTCACCAGTCATATGCAGACAGAACTGCTGAGACCAGTGACTAGTTTAGGGGGTCAATGGTTGTAACAATGTAGCTTCTAGTCCAAAACTACAGTTTTTTAACAATACAACTCCAAAGTAAGCTGAGGATGGTAGAATTTCAAATATTGCATTCATAAATACATAtcgaaaaaaaaattagaagttGTACAGAAAACAGCGCCACGCTTGCCCGAGAGGTAGTGTCCGGTATTGCTGATCAACTTCATGAAAGGGAACGTGGCTGATCTGCAATACTACACACATCCTTTGTGTGGCGCTGTTTTACTCAGACAGGCTAAACAATATATAAAATTAGTTGAGGGAGTGCAGGGAGTTGCCACAAATTATTTCAGGACTTTCCCAAAAACATATATTAATACCTAGAAGTAGTAGAGGAAATGGGTTATTTGCATAAATGTATATTtaccattttttaaataataaaaaacaaaagcaaaacttCCCATTCACACCATAATCGGGCCTAAtactttttccaaaatttttgaatTTGTAACTTGTCGTCAGATTGGCCAGCCAGAGGAACCAATCATAATCTATAACATTGGGGCCCGAAAGTCAAGCAGCATTGACtggaacatcattggacactAGGGGCGCTATTTTATGGGATGATACACAAAAATGATTACTACATGTAATTGATGATACATCTTACAAGCACATGCACCGATCCTGTAAAGATGGAGCCCGATTCCCCCTGGTGGGGCCCAAGGTACTTCAGTCCAACACTGGCCCTACCTACTATGTGCAATTTATATTACAAAATAGTCCTATGTGGGAGGAGCCCCTTTGGGCCCCCCTGACCCCATGGCCCGAGTGTGTCTGCTACCTCTACATCCCCATAGCTACTGCACTTACCTATTTACAAACCTTTGACTAAAAAacatatattaaatatttatttcttaTTAAAATGTACAACGGGGAAAAAAATTCGGCCTTCACATTCGTTCAGCTTTTATaccatttcattaaaaaatgtttttttatatttatctccCAATTTTCTAGACTATTTATACAGCATTCAGTATTTCACACTAATAATACAGATGAAAAAATggtcttttttaaataaaaatgttaaaaaaacaaaccaacCAAAGAACTTATAACAATTCTCAACTTCAAATTTCTGAAATTTTCACATTTAGCGTTGATCACAATGATCTTAAAttttacaagggttaaaaaaaaaacacattaaaacataACCAAAAATTCCCGTAAACGAGGTCAAACGGTGACCACAACAATGAGAAAAAAATGTGATATATGTCGTATCAAACATGCTATCCGTTCTTTTTTTCTTGATAATTTTTTTTGAAGGGTGCGTTTGGTTAAAatcagaaacagaaaaaaaaaatcttcactcATTTAACTCATTtttgatgtgatttttttttatgtttaaaaattCTATGAGTAATGTAGCTGGATTAAAATTTGTCACAGGAGCAATGGACACATCAAGCCGAGCCTTGGCAAATGTCCACTTGCGTTCCATGCCAGGAGCAAACGATGGAGGTCGAAGGGTGTAGGGGGTAGGTCGGAAATGATCCGGGGCAAAAAGCTTCTCCTATATAGGTAATTCCATATGAGATAGAGGGGGCAGCATCTACGTACTGTCCATGCATTGGTGGTCCCATCAGCAAGGTAACAGTCATTGGTTGTATTCTTTTTCGAAGATCCCGAATTCCGTCCTACGCCCTTTGTTCTACATTCATTGAAAGTTCACCGACCTCGAGAAGATCATTCACATCAAAACatcataaggaaaaaaaaatatttttgacaaAATAAGGGACCTTCTTGTAAGTCCTTGTCTTGATTAAATTATTAGTTGCTAAGTTATAACTTCTCCTTCGAAGGTACCCAGATGAAGGGTCCAGATTGTTCCTCAATTACTAGTTTGCACGAGTTATATATATCATCCAAAGTGTCGCCTTGAACGAttgctgggaaaaaaaaaaattacaaaatattttGAAGACGAGAAGTTATTTGAGGACAATAGTCAACATAATATCACAATAGGATTTGGTAAAACGGGAGGCTTTGGTGCAGACTTGGGGTTACTGGTAGGCAATGTACTTTAGTGCccagtgccaggcagctgctgccaagccTAATGTGTCAAAAAGAGGCTTTGATGTTCATTATAAAGACCTATACAAATCATGCCACACATGGAGGATTGCATGGGCACATAGCTAAACAAGACCTGGTCCACTGGAGGGCTACCAAGTCTatgggtggattagagtacaaggacaggttATCACACTGATAACTGACAAAGCTACACTGCTCATATCTTCCCTTTAATCTCCCATCCCCCACATTACCTAAATAAAAGTATCCACTAGGGGCCTCTGGGCTTTATTTCATAAAATAGGAGGAGTTTGTATAGTCACCTGTAAAAAACTCCCCAAATTCCTGCTCTAATTTCAGCGCTCGATCATATGTTTTCCGCGCTTGTTCTTCTGTCAGACGCTTACTGATTTCCCTgttcaaaataaaacaataatgaaATATTTCAATAGTGATGAAACTGCAACAACTGCAATGGTAATGATTTTCTCAGCAGCAAGATTTAACAACAATGGTGGGGGCTCAGTTAACCAGGGGAGACCACGACAACAGCACTACAGTAACTTAAAAATCATTTAGGTTGTGGTACACATCCTTATGTTATTACACAAGGTATAAGTAAAAGCCCCAACCAAGAGCAAGCTAAACTGTACCCTAGAGCAAGCTAAACCTGACCGTTGAGCAAGCAAAACCCCACCTTAGAGCAAGCTAAACCCCACCCTTGAGTAAGAGGAACCCCAACCTAGAGCAAGATAAACATTTCTCTAGAGCAAGCTACAAAATATCCCAGAGAAAGCTAAACTCCACCCTTGTGCAAGCAAAACCCCATCCTAGAGCAAGCTAAACTCCATGCTTAAATAAGAGAAAACCCAACCTAGAACAAGCTAAACACTACTCTAGAGCAAGCTAAACACCAACCTAGAGAAAGCTAAACAATAGCCCAGAGTAAGTTAAACCCCATCGTAGAACAAGCTAAACACTACTCTACAGCAAGCTAAACCCCACCCTAGAGCAAGATAAACTGTACCCTACAGCAAGCAAACTGGACCCTACCCTAGAGAAAGCTAAACCCAACCATAGACAAAGGTAAATTCCACCCTAGAGTAAAAGAAACCCCAAACTAGAGGAAGCTAAACAATTCCCCCAAGAAAGCTCAACCAACTAAATTTCACCAAAAGGCAAGGTAAACTCCACCGTAGAGCAAGCTAAAACACTATTCTACAGGAAGCTAAACCCCACCCTAGAGCAAGATAAATTGTACCCTACAGCAAGCTAAACCCCACCTCAGAGTAATCTAAACCCCACACTTGAGCAAGCTAAACCCACCCTAGAACAAGCTAGACACTACACCAGAGAAAGCTAAACCCACCCTAGAACAAGCTAGACACTACACCAGAGAAAGCTAAACCCACCCTAGAACAAGCTAGACACTACACCAGAGAAAGCTAAACCCACCCTAGAACAAGCTAGACTTTACCAAGGAGTAAGATAAACTCCCCCTAGAACTGACATCTAGAACAAACTTTAAATTCAAACTTCACCATTACTTACATTAATGACTCCACAGATTTGGGTTTTATAAAGATCGCTATAGGATAAAGTTGTGCTACTTGTAGTCGCTTGATAGCGTTTCCCGATACGTCTAGAATACAGTGCTTTCCCTGTATGGAAGAATGGAAAACTCTTATAAATAGCAACTCACATCTGGCAATTCAGTGACATATCTCAAGTTAAAGTTCAAGTGCACACGATAACCAACATGGTGATAAATAAAATCCATAGAACTTACTCTTTCTGCCACAAACTTGACAGATTGCACACTAGTTCCATATAAGTTGTCGTTGTATTGCCCGGCCTCTATGAATTTGTGCTCTTGAATATCCTTCTCCATCTGTTCTCGAGATATGACAAAGTGGTAGTCTCTTCCATCCACTTCGTAGTCTCTCTTTGGTCTTGTCGTATCTGTATGGGGGTTGGGggaagtaaaattttaaaaaattacagaatATTTTTGTATGTGTGGAATTCGGACTCTTACTCTAAGGCACACTAATATTTTAGAGCCAACTCTTAGTCTTGGGCACCTCTTACTCTAGACTTCAATAGCCATCGCGAGCTCCAACGTTAATATTATAATACGATAACACAATATACTTACGAGGGACACATGAGCCAAACTTATCAGGGAACTCGGATATCAAGTCGTCATTGATCCGGTCTTTCATGGGACCAAGAATAATGACCGGCCTGGTGTAATTTACTGCAGAGAGATGATATCATTGTATGAAGTTACACAATATTCCCAAAAATCTGCATATTCAGCACTGAATTAGTCAATTTCTGTCCCTATGCCAAGACATTTTCTGTATTAAGAACTAGTAAATTAAGAtggctacttaaaggaaacctgtcatcaggatttaacatttttaccataaaacaggttcccatagtctttttaatactaattccctgCTTTTATAATAAACATCACTGCTTCCACTCACTTCTAAAAGTAGATAAAagtttacctgactccctgccagtaAACAAGATCGATTCATGGAGGCATCATCATTATCTTCTCATAGCTCTCCCTGCACTAACAGATCTCCCTCTTCCTCTTGCCCGCATGAGCTGATGGAGAATTGCTTGCAGTACAGGGTTGGCTCATGTGTGCAGAAGGGAGATTTGTGAGAGTAGGTGAGAAGATAATCATGATGACACAAGGACAGACACCACTGTGACTCGATGAAGAATCCACCTATCCTTTTATACACTTTTAAAAGTGATTTGAATAGATAATGTGAGTTATAAAAGCAGATTTGGAATTAGTATCAAAAAGGCAAAAGTAACATGTCATAAGGTTAAAATATAAAATCCTGAcgacagttttcctttaaagggaacctttcaacgCTTCCAATAATTTTTCTTTGCTCCTATTTTGTTTCATCAATTCAGAATTTTTATGCAATAAACAGATTAGGGTctttattgtcaggtgggtggtgctaGATTATCTGTTCCGGTCTAGGACTGCCCATCTGACAATAGGGAGCTAAATTAGCATATCGCTAAGGAATGATCACAACTGCAAATGACCTCGTTAATGGAACACTTCAGGTGAAAATAATACACTGGTTTATGGTTAGGATCTGAGGGGGTGGAGCATGCCGCAGGAAAAGGAAAAAGAATACACCACAAGAAGTACCACCCCAGAGGATCTCCTTGTGATAAAACTGAGTTTATTTTCAGAGAGGGGGAGTCCCCTATATTAGGGTGCTGTTTATTGTGACCCCTGGATATCAAATCTTAGTTCCACATTTAGGGACCCTTGCAGTTATTGGCTTGAAATAAAAAACAGGGGTTTCAGAATTGAAAGCAATTGCATCAATGGGATTGGGCTGTGGAATTCTGAATGGAAATGGAACAGTGGACTGATTGCTGGTCAAATCTAAGGCTCTATTCATTTATATGTTCAAGATTCTGGTCATTATAGAAGCCATCTGAATTTCAGAGGGGTCGATGAGGGTTTCATTTTGGGTTTTTCCCTTTTAAGCCTTATAAAACCTATGTCACTGCATACAATATACAGAAAGTCTATGGAAAACTTACTTTCCTGCCTGGTAACTGGTTCATAAGACAGAATACACTCCTCTTGT includes:
- the DLG2 gene encoding disks large homolog 2 isoform X8, whose translation is MMNHSMSSGSGSLKTNQKRSLYVRAMFDYDKSKDSGLPSQGLSFRYGDILHVINASDDEWWQARRVLLDGDSEEMGVIPSKRRVERKERARLKTVKFNSKPGLIDAKGSFNDRRKKNFIFSRKFPFYKNKEQSEQETSDPDRGQEECILSYEPVTRQEINYTRPVIILGPMKDRINDDLISEFPDKFGSCVPHTTRPKRDYEVDGRDYHFVISREQMEKDIQEHKFIEAGQYNDNLYGTSVQSVKFVAERGKHCILDVSGNAIKRLQVAQLYPIAIFIKPKSVESLMEISKRLTEEQARKTYDRALKLEQEFGEFFTAIVQGDTLDDIYNSCKLVIEEQSGPFIWVPSKEKL